A region of Gracilinanus agilis isolate LMUSP501 chromosome 3, AgileGrace, whole genome shotgun sequence DNA encodes the following proteins:
- the NRIP1 gene encoding nuclear receptor-interacting protein 1, giving the protein MTHGEELGSDMHQDPIVLTYLEGLLMHQAAVRSATVVDKKSSGHSEEDQNFKISGNIFPTCQNNGPSLNTNTYQGSGMLHLKKARLLQSSEDWNATKRRRLSDSIVDLNVKQEALLAGVVENVPKGKQDSTLLASLLQSFSSRLQSVALSQQIRQSLKEQGYSLSHDSLKVEKDLKCYGVASSHLKTLLKKSKTKDQKPVANLSDVTKNLIKDGFIELPHSGQSGSKVINEPLSCAARLQAVASMVEKRSSPATSPKPSVACSQLALLLSSEAHLQQYSREHALKAQNANQVASERLAAMARLQESGQKDLGRFPLSKGLSSHHNGEARSSSNKSVTDRNITAFQSPMGILPSPPRNAEYKSSLERNNLKQATNNSLLLHLLKSQNITKPTSGQDQKERGTIFDESSTPTTIDEYSDNNPSFTEDDSSGDESSHSNCVPIDLSFKHRIEKPESSQPASLDNLTQSLLNTWDPKVPGLNIKEDRDTSKNSKLNSHQKVTLLQLLLGHKNEENLEKTTGSQGSQNDVSKFTAQSSKRTPVIESPSVNRVTPLSTPPLLACTKADSPINLSQQSLVKHNSPQYVCNVQPKRLMNPASKHLIDLTKSKELQATNKPSRNESAQNSTTFSASKLLQNLAQCGIQSSITMEEQRTCKQLLNVNTDKPVGLIDRLNSPLLTHKPNILEENNKAFNSQSILPEPGLSGSEIENLLERRTVLQLLLGNSNKNKNERKEKIPLRDGSSQEHTDKTLSEQILTVKIKSEPCDDSHILHNVNVHQSQDAISNKFIGVVPTLQRSATASPASEDFKSEPLSPQDFSFSKNGLLSRLLRQNQESYPADDLDRNNRNSELTLLESKGLYTVPKKRKLHIEPSESLFKKKMKSNVSDGANNHSPNELYGPLLNKQEMKCNRNDLEFKYPPCHDSNNEHENRNWSRDSKGFNVLKQLLLSENCVRDLSQHRNNTITDGKKKGNKNNVVNSKPEFNISSLNGVMNHSSQLNNCLDNRTFPYSVAVRSPASSPYQCSPEHLGSMVSRQESGQLSVCPVPSEKGPIKWVITGIDKNECEKDSPRLTKTNPILYYMLQKGGNSVSSQEVHDKDIWNESFAKNAAQVTVKEELLPAAETNVSFFNLRSPYNSHMGNAASHPHNTNGEVYGLLEKVLTIKKESE; this is encoded by the coding sequence ATGACTCATGGAGAAGAGCTTGGCTCTGATATGCACCAGGATCCTATTGTTTTAACTTACCTAGAAGGATTACTAATGCATCAGGCAGCTGTGAGGTCAGCTACTGTGGTGGACAAAAAGTCTTCTGGGCACAGTGAAGAGGATCAAAATTTCAAGATTTCTGGAAATATATTTCCCACCTGTCAAAATAATGGTCCAAGTCTCAACACAAATACTTATCAGGGATCTGGCATGCTGCATCTCAAGAAAGCCAGATTATTACAGTCTTCTGAGGACTGGAATGCTACAAAGAGGAGGCGCTTGTCTGATTCAATTGTGGATTTAAATGTAAAACAGGAAGCATTGCTTGCTGGCGTGGTTGAAAATGTGCCTAAAGGCAAACAGGATAGCACATTACTTGCCTCTTTGCTTCAGTCCTTCAGCTCTAGACTGCAAAGTGTTGCTTTGTCACAACAGATTAGGCAGAGTCTCAAGGAGCAGGGGTATTCCCTTAGCCATGATTCTTTAAAAGTGGAGAAAGATTTAAAGTGCTATGGTGTTGcatcaagtcacttaaaaacTCTTTTGAAGAAAAGTAAAACTAAAGATCAAAAACCTGTAGCTAATCTATCTGATGTAACTAAAAATCTAATCAAAGATGGGTTTATAGAGTTACCCCACAGTGGACAGAGTGGATCAAAGGTAATAAATGAACCCCTGTCATGTGCTGCAAGACTCCAGGCTGTTGCAAGCATGGTAGAAAAAAGATCTAGTCCTGCTACTTCACCTAAACCTAGTGTTGCCTGTAGTCAGTTAGCATTACTCCTTTCCAGTGAAGCGCATTTGCAGCAGTATTCTCGGGAACATGCTTTAAAAGCACAGAATGCAAATCAGGTGGCAAGTGAAAGGCTTGCTGCTATGGCTAGACTACAAGAAAGTGGACAGAAGGACCTTGGTCGTTTTCCATTATCAAAAGGATTATCAAGCCATCATAATGGTGAAGCAAGATCATCATCAAATAAGTCAGTAACTGACAGAAATATTACAGCTTTCCAGAGTCCAATGGgaatccttccttctcctcccagaAATGCAGAATATAAGAGCTCActggaaagaaacaatttaaaacaagctaCCAATAATAGTTTGCTTTTACATCTTCTTAAAAGCCAGAATATAACTAAGCCAACTAGTGGACAGGATCAGAAAGAGAGAGGTACCATTTTTGATGAGAGCAGTACGCCCACAACTATTGATGAATATTCAGATAATAATCCTAGTTTTACTGAAGATGACAGCAGTGGTGATGAAAGTTCTCATTCTAACTGTGTCCCCATAGATTTATCTTTCAAACATCGAATTGAAAAACCAGAGTCCAGCCAGCCTGCCTCTCTAGATAATCTTACTCAATCCTTGCTAAACACATGGGATCCAAAAGTTCCAGGTCTTAATATTAAAGAAGACAGAGACACCTCCAAAAATTCTAAATTGAATTCTCACCAAAAAGTAACACTTCTTCAGCTGTTACTTGGACATAAGAATgaagaaaacctagaaaaaacaACTGGTTCTCAGGGATCACAAAatgatgtgtcaaaattcactGCACAAAGTAGTAAGAGGACTCCTGTTATAGAAAGCCCCAGTGTAAATCGAGTTACTCCACTGAGCACTCCACCATTACTTGCATGTACAAAAGCAGATTCACCTATAAACCTTTCTCAGCAATCTCTAGTCAAACACAACTCACCCCAGTATGTTTGTAATGTTCAACCCAAAAGACTGATGAATCCAGCATCTAAACACTTGATAGATCTTACCAAAAGTAAAGAATTGCAAGCAACTAACAAACCAAGCCGAAATGAAAGTGCACAAAATTCTACAACTTTCAGTGCCAGCAAGCTGTTACAGAATTTGGCTCAGTGTGGAATACAATCTTCAATAACAATGGAAGAGCAAAGAACATGCAAACAGCTGTTAAATGTAAACACTGATAAACCTGTAGGTCTGATTGATAGACTGAATAGTCCTCTCCTCACACATAAGCCAAATatacttgaagaaaataataaagcattCAATAGTCAATCAATATTACCCGAACCAGGGCTCTCTGGTTCTGAAATAGAAAATTTGCTTGAAAGAAGGACAGTTCTTCAGTTACTACTAGGAAActccaacaaaaataaaaatgaaagaaaggaaaaaattcctttAAGAGATGGAAGTTCCCAAGAACATACAGATAAAACTTTAAGTGAACAAATAttaacagtaaaaataaaatctgaaccTTGTGATGATTCACACATCTTGCATAATGTGAATGTCCACCAGAGCCAAGATGCAATAAGTAACAAATTCATAGGTGTGGTTCCTACTCTGCAGAGAAGTGCAACTGCTTCACCAGCATCTGAGGACTTCAAATCAGAGCCTCTTTCACCTCaggacttttctttttctaagaatgGCCTGTTAAGTCGATTATTGAGACAGAATCAGGAGAGTTACCCTGCAGATGATCTGGACAGAAATAACAGGAATAGTGAACTGACTCTTTTGGAATCAAAGGGTCTTTACACCGTTCCCAAGAAGAGGAAGCTTCATATCGAACCTTCAgaaagtctatttaaaaaaaagatgaaaagtaatGTTTCTGATGGTGCAAATAATCACAGTCCTAATGAGTTATATGGGCCTCTGCTTAACAAACAAGAAATGAAATGTAACAGAAATGATCTTGAATTTAAGTATCCACCATGTCATGACTCAaataatgaacatgaaaataGGAATTGGTCTAGAGATAGTAAAGGCTTTAATGTGTTGAAACAGCTGCTTCTCTCTGAAAATTGTGTAAGAGATTTGTCACAGCATAGGAATAACACTATAACTGAtggtaaaaagaaaggaaacaaaaataatgtagtcaatagcaaacctgaatttaacatttcttctttaaatggagtcatgaatCATTCTAGTCAACTCAATAATTGTCTAGATAACAGGACATTTCCATATTCAGTAGCAGTAAGGAGCCCTGCCAGTTCTCCCTACCAGTGTTCTCCTGAGCATTTGGGCAGTATGGTATCTAGACAAGAATCTGGGCAGTTAAGTGTGTGTCCTGTTCCCAGTGAAAAGGGACCCATTAAGTGGGTTATAACAGGTATAGATAAGAATGAATGTGAAAAAGACTCACCTAGACTGACTAAAACCAACCCAATTCTGTATTACATGCTACAGAAAGGAGGTAATTCTGTTAGCAGTCAAGAAGTACATGACAAGGACATTTGGAATGAGTCATTTGCAAAAAATGCTGCACAGGTTACAGTCAAGGAAGAGTTACTTCCTGCTGCAGAGACTAAcgtttctttctttaatttaagAAGCCCTTACAATAGCCATATGGGAAATGCAGCTTCCCACCCACATAATACAAATGGAGAAGTTTATGGACTCCTGGAAAAAGTATTAACtataaaaaaagaatctgaataa